In the Hordeum vulgare subsp. vulgare chromosome 7H, MorexV3_pseudomolecules_assembly, whole genome shotgun sequence genome, one interval contains:
- the LOC123413637 gene encoding transcription factor NAI1-like, whose product MEDSSFLQWAINTLDQHTFPAATSPVYDIDSFHCGEHTADAFPLQQELRTAPQPLPGDNRDSSSGDVAVYAAVARPSTPISWKSSAALTQSATRGGRKHARARTSGSSLQGSATSSTSPDPARDHVIAERDRREKINQRLMELSSLIPGLKKMNKATIIEDAVKHVRELHEKVKILENNNTHAATTTICSAVLVHKNRPYLGGRTSDYGKVDVSEPSQLATWLPEIKVWFSDKSVLLHIHCENTNGILVRVLAEVEVLRLAITHTSSMPFLSDTTIINITAKLEEGFNSTVEEMVSRLNSVLDQH is encoded by the exons ATGGAGGACTCGAGCTTCCTGCAGTGGGCGATAAACACGCTGGACCAGCACACCttccccgccgccacctctccagtATACGATATTGACAGCTTCCACTGCGGCGAGCATACTGCTGACGCCTTCCCATTGCAGCAGGAACTTCGCACCGCTCCCCAGCCTCTTCCTGGTGACAACCGGGATAGCAGCTCCGGTGATGTGGCGGTCTACGCCGccgtcgccagacctagcacgccAATAAGCTGGAAGTCTAGCGCTGCATTGACACAGTCGGCCACGAGAGGAGGACGTAAGCATGCCCGCGCGAGAACATCCGGGAGCAGCTTGCAGGGCTCCGCTACGTCGTCGACATCGCCTGATCCCGCCAGGGACCACGTAATTGCAGAGCGCGACCGCAGGGAGAAGATCAACCAGCGACTCATGGAACTCTCCAGTCTTATCCCTGGCCTCAAGAAG ATGAACAAGGCAACGATTATTGAGGATGCGGTGAAGCACGTGAGAGAGCTCCATGAGAAGGTGAAGATCCTCGAGAACAACAACACACATGCTGCCACAACCACCATCTGCTCCGCTGTTCTTGTCCACAAGAACAGGCCCTATCTAGGGGGGCGCACCAGCGACTACGGCAAAGTTGATGTTAGTGAGCCGAGCCAGTTGGCAACATGGCTTCCAGAGATCAAGGTCTGGTTTTCAGATAAGAGTGTGCTATTGCATATCCACTGCGAAAACACAAATGGAATACTAGTGAGGGTGCTGGCAGAGGTGGAGGTACTCCGACTTGCCATCACCCACACCAGCAGCATGCCATTCCTATCCGACACCACCATCATCAATATTACCGCCAAG